The Erythrolamprus reginae isolate rEryReg1 chromosome 3, rEryReg1.hap1, whole genome shotgun sequence genome contains a region encoding:
- the ZNF217 gene encoding zinc finger protein 217 yields MPTQPLLVYMDGPESIASTVGSRMDNNDATMPVKGTNTISYKNLQDKFLMQGEGCVSLDCMFCEQTFKHPEDLGKHVLIQHRPTLCEPAVLRVEAEFISRLDKGQGRIDLPSVGVNEKDDSQDFSCVVCGQTFDEAFDAEAHLRKHKDSFTYWCSVCGRRFKEPWFLKNHMRTHTGKPGSRSKALQGSECPITINEVVQDQTAESITSPYKICMVCGFLFQNKESLIEHCKVHTKDSLANSNSSPSEGDGKQSMTPREEFLQFLNLKPLSSLNTVKQKKPAKWIAELDPFSTYQAWQLVTKGKVAIGHGQKKDVGHEGSTDNDDSSSDKEELGEIWRVSKANQTERTGRSKGSRGRCYTGIGSVPQDKFNKYPCREVPSFHMDSKNKDKPTHCSECGKDFRTYHQLVLHSRVHNKKERKNDPESGCGEGKPPRACLPDAGTLDDNGAERMEGGSEDGSEDGIIETLEKNEDGLERSKEKNLGATRECSYCGKFFRSNYYLNIHLRTHTGEKPYKCEFCEYAAAQKTSLRYHLERHHKDKNTEASADLKNDSKGLLPSQETGFVSASVGHAPETKNLKRLLEDAKDAIGVVSPVKQQEEHFHGAPQNITQDTSKDSDCDGLKAGASVSGLLKCAETTMEHQANSLDNGTEHKNSVITKHVSYAGRTKADLNDMTENSKCRLTVQEKPLNLSTASSQDAPVILHSRCSLATSTCPFCNFRTLYPEVLIMHQRLMHKSTNNLNAMTKNSIRYRAALRARRTGCPPCLLGKDVLPLPLNYRKIKYSLLARSKALPAEKARQCPAQPSTGPILSGQNSSSWSPNSLKSCKPQMIGVPVNNGRQEMRQSPGRSPVQDKAKSRLFASHLGTGHSNPNSSLENPLNKASREVEFFYNRSAGNRYVGFDGSPSKRFRPNLFALEQIDSAQYRTESETARLPLSGKYSGLFPQESSHTKHASLLLFKQGLVSPDRDAVNPMTVLKPYETYNPGPLANSCGSSGSHVPGSSKEGKRPMSYQHLSNTLLQKRSYESFISNTHNHLNDKKT; encoded by the exons ATGCCAACTCAGCCTCTTCTGGTGTACATGGATGGTCCAGAAAGTATAGCCAGTACTGTCGGTTCGCGAATGGACAATAATGATGCCACTATGCCAGTAAAAGGAACCAACACGATATCCTATAAGAACTTGCAAGACAAGTTCTTAATGCAAGGTGAAGGATGTGTGTCTTTAGACTGCATGTTTTGCGAACAGACTTTCAAGCATCCAGAAGACCTCGGCAAGCATGTCTTAATCCAGCATAGGCCGACCCTTTGTGAACCCGCAGTACTACGCGTGGAAGCAGAGTTTATTAGCCGCCTTGACAAAGGACAAGGGAGAATTGATTTGCCATCCGTGGGCGTTAATGAAAAGGATGATAGCCAAGACTTCAGCTGTGTGGTTTGCGGGCAAACATTTGATGAGGCTTTTGATGCTGAGGCCCACTTGAGGAAGCACAAGGATTCTTTCACTTACTGGTGCAGTGTGTGTGGAAGGAGATTTAAGGAGCCCTGGTTCCTCAAAAATCACATGAGGACTCACACTGGCAAACCCGGCTCTCGCAGCAAAGCCCTGCAAGGATCTGAGTGCCCAATCACGATTAATGAGGTCGTTCAGGACCAAACGGCAGAAAGcataacatccccttataaaatcTGCATGGTGTGCGGTTTTCTGTTTCAGAATAAGGAAAGCTTAATTGAGCACTGCAAAGTACATACCAAAGATTCTCTAGCCAACAGCAACAGCTCTCCATCGGAAGGGGATGGTAAACAAAGTATGACACCCAGGGAAGAATTCCTGCAATTTCTAAACCTAAAGCCGCTTTCAAGTTTGAATACCGTCAAACAGAAAAAGCCCGCGAAATGGATTGCTGAGTTGGATCCATTCAGTACCTATCAGGCGTGGCAGCTGGTGACTAAAGGCAAAGTTGCTATCGGCCACGGACAAAAGAAAGACGTAGGCCACGAGGGAAGCACGGACAACGATGATTCTTCTTCGGACAAAGAAGAACTTGGGGAGATTTGGAGAGTGAGCAAAGCAAACCAGACTGAAAGAACAGGAAGGTCCAAGGGAAGCAGAGGTCGGTGTTACACAGGGATTGGTAGCGTGCCACaggacaaatttaataaatatcctTGCCGCGAAGTGCCTTCATTCCATATGGATTCCAAGAACAAAGACAAGCCCACCCATTGCTCAGAGTGTGGCAAAGACTTTCGAACTTACCACCAACTCGTCCTTCACTCCAGAGTCCATAATAAGAAAGAGCGGAAGAATGATCCGGAAAGCGGTTGTGGGGAAGGGAAGCCGCCAAGGGCATGCCTTCCTGACGCTGGGACCCTGGATGACAACGGAGCCGAACGAATGGAAGGAGGGTCCGAAGATGGCTCTGAAGATGGGATAATAGAGACTTTAG aaaaaaatgaagacgggttggaaagatcaaaagaaaaaaatcttggaGCTACTAGAGAATGCAGCTACTGTGGAAAGTTTTTCCGTTCCAACTATTACCTCAATATTCATCTGAGAACTCATACAG GCGAAAAACCATACAAATGTGAATTTTGTGAGTACGCAGCAGCGCAGAAAACCTCTTTGCGCTACCATTTAGAGAGACATCACAAGGATAAAAATACGGAAGCTTCAGCAGATCTGAAAAACGACAGTAAAGGGTTATTGCCTTCCCAGGAGACAGGATTCGTGTCAGCAAGCGTTGGTCATGCTCCAGAAACCAAAAATCTGAAAAGGCTCCTTGAAGACGCCAAAGATGCCATAGGAGTAGTCTCACCTGTAAAACAGCAGGAAGAACATTTTCACGGTGCGCCCCAAAATATAACTCAGGACACGAGCAAAGACTCAGATTGTGATGGCTTGAAAGCGGGCGCATCTGTTTCAGGTTTATTAAAATGTGCAGAAACCACAATGGAACATCAGGCAAACAGTCTTGATAATGGGACTGAACATAAGAATTCTGTGATAACAAAGCATGTGTCTTATGCTGGCAGAACAAAGGCAGATTTAAATGACATGACCGAAAACTCAAAATGCAGATTAACAGTTCAGGAAAAGCCCTTAAATTTATCTACCGCCTCTTCTCAGGATGCTCCAGTAATTCTTCACTCTCGGTGTTCCTTAGCAACCAGCACCTGTCCCTTTTGTAATTTCCGGACGTTATATCCAGAAGTTCTCATCATGCATCAACGGTTGATGCATAAGTCTACGAATAACCTCAATGCAATGACTAAAAATAGCATTAGATACAGGGCCGCTCTTAGAGCCAGGCGTACAGGCTGCCCGCCGTGTCTTTTGGGCAAGGATGTGCTACCGCTGCCTCTTAATTACAGGAAAATCAAATATTCCTTGCTCGCTCGTTCAAAAGCTCTGCCTGCGGAGAAGGCGAGGCAGTGTCCCGCCCAGCCGAGCACAGGACCCATTCTCTCAGGACAAAACTCCAGCAGCTGGTCCCCAAACAGCTTGAAATCATGCAAACCTCAAATGATCGGCGTTCCGGTTAATAACGGTAGACAGGAAATGCGCCAGAGCCCTGGCCGCTCTCCAGTGCAAGATAAAGCGAAATCGAGACTTTTTGCTTCTCACTTAGGAACCGGCCATAGCAACCCCAACAGCTCTTTGGAGAACCCTTTGAACAAAGCTAGTCGAGAAGTAGAGTTTTTCTATAACAGATCTGCCGGGAATCGATATGTGGGATTTGATGGCTCGCCTTCAAAAAGATTCAGGCCTAATCTCTTTGCTCTGGAACAGATTGACTCCGCTCAATATCGGACAGAGAGCGAAACTGCTAGATTACCTCTTTCGGGCAAATATTCAGGTCTGTTCCCTCAGGAATCTTCACACACCAAGCATGCCTCTCTCCTGCTTTTCAAACAAGGGCTCGTGAGCCCCGACAGAGATGCTGTAAATCCAATGACGGTTCTGAAACCATATGAAACGTACAACCCGGGACCATTGGCCAACTCCTGTGGATCAAGTGGCAGCCACGTCCCCGGCTCTTCAAAAGAAG GAAAAAGACCAATGTCATATCAACACCTATCTAACACCTTGCTGCAAAAGCGAAGTTATGAGAGCTTCATTAGCAATACCCACAACCACCTGAATGATAAGAAAACATGA